In Deltaproteobacteria bacterium, the genomic window GGGTTCCCCGCGGCCTCTCGGGGGGGGGGCCCGTGCAGGCGTCCCCCACCCCCGGGGGGGGGGGGGGCCCCCCCTCCCCCGCGGCCCCCGGGGGGGGGGGGGGGGGGGGGTTTTCTGGGGGGGGCCCCCCGCTTCCGTTGAAGCCGGAGGCGCGTGGGCGCGTCCCGGCAAGGAGTTCCCATGGAGCTGACACTCGCACACTACCGCAACCGCTTCTGCATGTTCCGCACCTACTACGCGCTGGCCGAGGGCATCGTGAAGCCCGAGGGCTTCGATCTCAAGGTCATCGAGGTGGCCGATCCGCCCAGCCACGAGCTGGAGGAGGTGCTGATCCGGGGCGAGGTGGCGTTCGCCAACGTCTATCTGCCGAACTTCCTCAAGCGCAAGCTCGGCGGCGCCCCCATCGTCGGCCTGTCCACCGAGTGGAAGTCCACCGCCAAGGGCAACGGCGTCTTCGTGCTCAAGGACGGGCCGGTGCAGACGCCCAAGGACCTGGAGGGCCGGCTCATCGCCAGCCACCACTCCGATCCCCACGCCATGCACTGCTACCTGCTGCGCAAGCACTACAAGGTGGACGACTCCACCATCCGCTGGGAGTCCCATCCCCAGGAGGAACTCGTGTCCATCCTCAAGGAGGGCAAGGCCGACGCCGTCACCCTCATCGACCAGGTCTTCTGGCACGGCGAGAAGGACCCCGACGTGCGCTGTCTCTACACCGACGGCGACGCCTGGCGCGGCCTCCACGGCCTCCCCGAGATCATCAAACACATGCTCGCCACCCGCGAGGACCTGTTGCAGGAACACCCCGAGTTTGCCGGCCAGATCCTCGACGCCTGCCGCAAGTCCATCGCCTACAGCGACGCCCACCTCGAAGAGGTCGCCGACAAGTTCATCGCCAGGTACGGCGGCGACAAGCAGGACATCCTCGCATCCGCCGGCTACCCCAAGATCGAGTTCACCTTCACCGACACCGAGCGCAAGGAAGCCGAAGCCACCATGGAGATGCTCATCGAGACCGGCCGCCTGGAGGGAAGGGTGGACCTGTCGACGGCGTTCGTGTCGTGAATGTCAAGGTCTTGACGCTCACCCCATAGCTCTATAGGGTGGGCCGCACATCACCGTCTCAGACGAATCGAGGGAGGTTTCCATGCGAAGCTTGATTGCAAAGATATTGGCATTCTCACTGGGCGCGGCTCTGTGTTTCTCCGGCATGGCGCTGGCGTCGAGCGCCGATCTGGTGGCCGCGGCGAAGAAGGAAGGCAAGATCCGGGTCATCATCTTCTCCAGCTACAAGAAGGCCGCCCAGGAGTTCGAGAAGAAGTACGGCATCACGGTGGAGGGTACCTACGTGGGCGCTCCCGACATTCTCCGCAAGGTGAGCCAGGAATCGCAGGCGGGCATATTCGCCATCGACGTTTTCGCCACCTCGCCGGGACCGCTGAGCGGGCTCAACCACTGGACGCAGCCCTACAAGCCCGCCGGATACGAGAGAGTGGCCCACGTCATGGAACCGCTCCCCAAGGAGTGGAACCAGATCCCGCTCTTCAACCACGTGGTGGGGGCGTCCTACAACAAGAAGCTGGTGCCGCCGGACAAGGCCCCCCGGAGCATCCAGGACCTGATCAAGCCCGAGTACAAGGGGAAGATCATCTCCCGCACACCGTGGCTGGGCTCCAACTATCTCGTGCACATCGCGTCCTTCTACTCGTGGTTCGGAGAGAACGAAGAGAAGTGGGCCGACTACTGGACCAAGTTCAAGGCCAACGTGGCACGGTACGAGCCCAAGTGGGGCCAGCTCCACGCGGCAGTGGGACTCAAGGAGTTCTCGCTGGGTATCTTCACGCTGCCCTACACGCCCTACACGTTCGGGCGGAGCTATCCCGACCTCGGCTACTCCACCTTTCGGGAACCGGCCATCTGGTGGCCCAACATGGCGGCCATCCACAAGAACGCGCCCCATCCCAACGCGTCCAAGCTGTTCGTCGATTTCCTGGTGAGCACCGAGGGCCAGAACATCTTCCGGGATGAAGGGCTGCTCGTCGCCGACAAGACCGTGGAGCCCCTGGATGCGCTCAAGAAGGAGTTGACGGGTGTCAAGTTCTTCGACCCGTCGCCGCAGATCATCGCCCGCGAGGTGAGCCAGAACGGGGCCGAGTGGAAGGCGCGCATCCAGAAGCTCTATCAATAAACAGCTTCCGATAGCCTGAAACGGCGGTGCCGGAACGACGCGAGGGGCCATGTTCGAATTCTTCCCGGGGAACCGGAGCTGGTCCTTCGCGTGCATCCGGCTGCTGGCCGAGAGCTACTACGGCGGCGGCGAGTTCAACGAGATCCACCGCACCGCGCAGCGCATCAAGCCGGGCGACGTCGAGAGCTGGCACGCCGAGTGGCTCGAGACGGCGGAAAGGGTGGGCGCCCACGGCCGCGAGCAACAGGCCGCCGGCCATCCGCAGAGCGCGGTCAAGGCCTTCTTCCGCGCCTCCAACTACTACCGGGTGGCCGAGTTCCTGCTGCCCTTCACCGACGACCGGAAGATCCCCACCTACCGGAAGTCCACCGAGAGCTTCCAGGCCGCCGCGGCGCTTTCGCCCGGCATCGAGCGCGTGGAGGTGCCCTACGAGGACACCGCCATGCCCGGCTACTTCTTTCACGCTCCCGCCTCGGCCGGAGAGAAGCCGCCCGTGCTGATCTTCACCGGCGGCGCCGACTCCACCGCCGAGGAGGTCTACTTCGTCGGCGGCCCCGAGGCCGCCAAGCGGGGCCTCGCCCTGCTCATCGTCGACGGCCCCGGACGCGGCGGCATGCTCCGGCTGCGCAACAGCCTCGCCATCCCCGACTTCGAGCGTCCGATCACGGCCATGGTGGACTACCTCGAAGCCCGCGGCGACGTGGACATGAACCGCGTCGCCCTCATGGGCATGAGCATGGGCGGCTACTACGTCACCCGCGCCGCGGCCTACGAGAAGCGCGTCCGGTGCTGCGTGTCCCACTTCGGCCCCTACGACTGCTACCGCGACATCTACGAGTACTACGAGCCGCTGAGGGGACAGTTCCGCTGGATCACCGGATCGGACAGCGAAGACGAGGTGCGCCGCCGCCTGAGCCGGTTCACCCTCGCCGGCAGCATCGAGAAGGTCGAGTGCCCGCTGCTCATCCTCCACGGCGAGGACGACATCATCACCGACCCCCGGTGCGCTTACCAGACCTACGACGAGGCCCGGTGTGAGAAGGAGCTGCGCTACCTCCGCGCCGGCGAACCCGGCGCCGTCCACTGCTCCTACGACAACCACGCCGAGATCTTCCCGTTCATGCACGACTGGGTGGCGGCGCGTCTTTGAAGATGTGTTATAAGGGACCATGCGTTGTCCCATCCGTTCAACCACGACACGGGAGGCCCTCATGACCAGGAAGATCGTGCGCTCGACGTTCGCCGTGCTCTTGGCTCTGGCCCTGTCCGGCGTCGCGGCCCATGCCGCGGAAAACTTCTACGCCGGCAAGACCGTCCGCATCATGGTCGCCTATTCGCCCGGCGGCGGGTTCGACGCGTACTCGCGCCTTCTGGCGCGCCACCTGCCCCGGCACATTCCGGGCAACCCCACGGTGGTGGTTCAGAACCGGCCGGGGGCCGGCGGCCTCATCACCGCCAACTTCATCTACAACAAGGCCAAGCCTGACGGTCTTACCATCGGCCACTGGGTCGGCGGGCTGATCCTGCAGCAGTACCTGGGCAACAAGAAGGTGCGATTCGACGCGGCCAAGATGGGCTGGATCGGCGCGCCGGTGCGGATCACCAACGTGTGCATGACCCACAAGAAGAGCGGCGTCGTCGACCTGGCCTCGTGGCGCGCGGCCAAGCAACCGGTCAAGTTCGGCGGCAGCCAGCCCGGCTCTACCCTGTGGGACATCCCGCGCATCCTCATCGCCCACACGGACCTGCCCATGAGGCTCATCGAGGGCTACGGCGGCACCGCGCCCGTGCGGGTGGCCGCGGAGAAGGGCGAGGTCGCGGGCGTGTGCGCGAGCTGGGAAGGGCTCAAGAACCCCTGGGCCGCGCAGCTCGCCAGCGGTGACGTGCGCGTGCTGGCCCAGTTCGTGGACAAGCCTCACTCGGAGTTGGCCGGCATTCCCCTGACCAACGACGTGATCAAGTCCGACGTGGGGCGGCAGGTGATGAACATCGTGATCCGCGACATCGGCGGCGCCCTCAACCGGCCGTACTCGCTGCCTCCGGGAACTCCCAAGGACCGGCTGATGGTGCTGCGCCGCGCGTTCGACGCGACCATGAAGGACCCCGAACTGCTCGCGGAAGCGAAGAAGTCCAGGTTCCCCATCACTCCGGTCTCCGGCGAGGACGTGGACAAGCTCGTGGCCGGTGTCGCCGGTCTGCAGCCCGAGTTGCTGGCCACCATCAAGAAGACCTTTGCGCCCAAGAAGTAGCGGGCTACCCCGCTCAGGGGCAGGGGGGAAGAGCTTCGGGTCGAGGCGCCTTCACCCGTCGGCGACTCGACTCATGGCTCAATCTCCGGGACTGGCATACAGCATCCACACGCCGCGCTTGATCCTGCGCTGCTGGCATCCCACGGACGCCAACCTGTTGCAGCGGGAGATCAACGACAACCTGGAATACCTGCGCCCCTGGATGGACTGGGCCCAGCAGGAGCCGGAGTCCCTGGAGATGAAGACGGAGCGGCTGCGGCATTTCCGGGACGACTTCCTCTCGCGGCGGGAATTCGTCTACGGGATATTCGCCCCGGACGGCCTGCGCATCATCGGCGGCACCGGCCTGCACACCCGCGAGAGCAAGGACGCGCGCGAGATCGGCTACTGGATCGGCCGGTCCCACGCCAACAAGGGCCTGGCCACCGAGTCCACCGCCGCGCTCACGCGGGTGGCCTTCGAGGTCAACCGCGTGGAGCGCCTGGAGATCCGCTGCGACCCGCGCAACAGGGCCAGCGCGCGGGTGGCCGAGAAGCTCGGCTACGTTCACCGCGGAACGCTCTACCGCAACAAGACCGACGCCGAGGGACGCCTGCGGGACACCATGGTGTGGAGTCTGGACGCGGAGGAATATCCCGACAGCCGTGCGTCGGGCGCGTCCGTGGCCGTCTACAACCGCGGGAAAGTCAGGATACTTTAGGCGTCTACTGGATATCGTACAGCCGCGCCACGTTGTCGGCGGTGAGGCGCCGGCGCATCTTGTCGCTCAACTCGCCCATGGTCTGCTGGATGAACTCCTGGGAGTCGGGCCAGATGCCGTCCCGGTGGGGGTAGTCCGAGGCCCAGCAGAAGTTTTCCGGAGCGTACTCCTCGGCCAGGCGCGCGCCGACCTTGTCGTCCTGGAAGGTGGCCCACATCTGGCGCCGGAACAGCGCACTGGGCGGTGTGCTGATCATCCCCTCGTACTCGCCTTCCCGGAACTTGGTGTCCAGCCGCTCCAGCACGTACGGGATCCAGCCGATGTGGCTCTCGGCCATGACAACCTTGAGGGCGGGATGGCGCTCCAGGGTGCCGCACAGGATGATCGACACGAGACACTCGTCGGCCTGCATCGCCACCACCGCTACATGGGCTTCCCGGGAAACCTTCGGGATATCCCCCCTGAGCTTTTCCTCCGCGCTCCGGGGGCCGACCGTGGTGGTGCCGTGGCCCGCGCCGATGTGGAAGGACAGCGCCACTTCCTCCTCCTCGGCGGCGTCCCACATGGGTTCCCACATCTCGTGCCAGATGGGCGCGGGGCCGTTGAAGAAGTCGAACAGCGCGCCCTTGAGCCCGAGCCCGTTCCTGCCGATGCGGCGGATCTCCGCGGCCGCGGCGTCGGCGGAATGGGCGGGGATGTCGGCGATGCCGATGAAGCGGTTGGGATCGTGCTCGCAGAACTCGGCGATGAAGTCGTTGTAGGCCCGGTAGGTCGCGGTGATAACGTCCGGGTCCTTGATGCTGTCCTCGACGAAGCGGATGCCGTAGATGACCTCGGCGGCGATGCTGTCGATGTCCAGGTCCCTGGCCCTGAGCTTCGGATCCGAGGGATGGGTGGGTTCCCACCCGGCCTCGCGCATCCTGCGGCCCCGGTGGTTGGTCATGGGCTGCCGCCCCATCCAGGCCCGGTGTCCTCCCATCATGGCGCCGTCCCCAACCCACGTGGGTTTGCCGTCGACGGTGTGCACGTTGGGCACGCGGTCCTTCAGCTTCGCCGGCGCGCGGGACCGGAACGTATCCTCGTCGAGGTAGAAGAGGTCCATGTGTCCGTCTGCAGAGATGATTCGGTCGCTCATGATCGTTCCCTCCGGTTCCCACTTCTCTCACAGTCTTCCGGTACTGGCAAGTCTGACGACGTCGTGTCGCCCCCGCCGGGAGCCCGTGTCAGGCCCGGGATGACGGAGGGCGGACCCAACGTCATCCCGGGCCTGACGCGGGATCCGGGGCATGCCCGTGCCGAACGGCCTTCCCGATTTGACTGGCTCGATCGGGCGTGCAACCATCCCGGAACCGAGGAGGACCATCCATGACCACGACGGCCAACGATCTCCAGGGCGAATGGCGCGACCGCGCCGCGGTGCCGGACCACGTGATCTGGGGGCCTGGATCGCATGAGCGCCTGAAGGGGCTGCTGGAAGAGATGGGTTGCGGCCGGGCGCTGCTTCTGACCAGCGGTTCGCTCAAGAAGCGCACGCCGTGGGTGGACAGGATCGTCGACGGGCTGGGCGGCATGGTGGCGGCGGTCCGCAGCGACAGCGCGGAGTTCACCCCCGACTGGCTGTGCTTCGACACGGCCCGGCAGGCGCGGGAGGTCGAGCCCGACGTCATCGTCACCGTGGGCGGCGGCAGCGTGGCGGACTGGGGCAAGGCGGTGGCGTTCATCCTCGCCCAGGGCCTTGAATCGGTAGAGGAACTGGACGGGTATGTGGCCTCCCCGGACAACCAGCGGCTGGCTTCGCTGCCCCGACCGCCGATACCGCAGGTGGCGATGCCTACCACCCTGTCGGCCTCGGAAGCTACCTGGTCGGTGACCATCAACCGCCCGGAGCGCAAGTTCAAGGACCACGTGCGGCACCCGGACCTGGTGCCCAAGGCGGTGATCCTCGACGCCGCCATCGCCTCGTCCACCCCGGCCGGCCTGTGGTGCGCCACCGGCCTCAAGGCCATGGAGCACGTGGTGGAGAAGCTCTACACCGTGGACCGCAACCCCGTGGTGGACAACATGTGCCTCAAGGCCGGCGAGCTGCTGTACCGCTACCTGCCGCGCTGCAAGGACAACCCCGAGGACCTGGAGGCCTTCACCCAGTGCCAGGTGGCCCTGGTAGGCGTGGGCTTCCACGGACGCGGCGTGCACAAGGGACTGTCGCAGGTCATCGGCTGGCAGCTCGGCGCCTACGGCGTCTCCCACGGCCACACGTCCTGCGTCATCCTGCCCCACGTGATGGAGTTCAACCGCTCCATCAGCCTCTCCGCCCAGGCCGCTCTCGGCCGCGCCCTGGGCGGCGACGCCGCCACGGACGACGAGGCGGCGGAGAACGCGCAGGCCGCCGTGGCCGGGCTGGTGCGGGACCTGGAGCTGCCGAGCCGGCTGCGCGACGTCGGGATCCCGCGCGAGGACCTTCCCGAGATTGCCAGGAAGGTCATCGTGTCGCCCAACATCATCTACAACCCGAAGCCGGTGACGCAACCCGGGGAGGTTCTGGGGGTGTTGGAGAGGGCGTGGTAGCCAATGGTCTTGAATGCATCGCCAAATCGGTACTTAGTCGGCGTCGACATTGGCGGCACCTTCACCGACTGCGTTGCCATGGATGCGGGCGGCACCATGACCGTGGGCAAGGCGCTGTCCACGCCGGACGACTACTCGGTCGGGGCGCTGAATGCGGTGCGTGACGCCGCCGGAAACCTCGGGCTCGGAGACGAGGACGAGCTGCTCGCGTCGGCCCGCCTCTTCTTCCATGCCTGCACCATCGGCGACAACGCGCTTCTAACAGGATCGGGCGCGGTTACCGGCCTGATCACCACCAGGGGGTTCGCCGACAC contains:
- a CDS encoding ABC transporter substrate-binding protein: MELTLAHYRNRFCMFRTYYALAEGIVKPEGFDLKVIEVADPPSHELEEVLIRGEVAFANVYLPNFLKRKLGGAPIVGLSTEWKSTAKGNGVFVLKDGPVQTPKDLEGRLIASHHSDPHAMHCYLLRKHYKVDDSTIRWESHPQEELVSILKEGKADAVTLIDQVFWHGEKDPDVRCLYTDGDAWRGLHGLPEIIKHMLATREDLLQEHPEFAGQILDACRKSIAYSDAHLEEVADKFIARYGGDKQDILASAGYPKIEFTFTDTERKEAEATMEMLIETGRLEGRVDLSTAFVS
- a CDS encoding extracellular solute-binding protein, which gives rise to MRSLIAKILAFSLGAALCFSGMALASSADLVAAAKKEGKIRVIIFSSYKKAAQEFEKKYGITVEGTYVGAPDILRKVSQESQAGIFAIDVFATSPGPLSGLNHWTQPYKPAGYERVAHVMEPLPKEWNQIPLFNHVVGASYNKKLVPPDKAPRSIQDLIKPEYKGKIISRTPWLGSNYLVHIASFYSWFGENEEKWADYWTKFKANVARYEPKWGQLHAAVGLKEFSLGIFTLPYTPYTFGRSYPDLGYSTFREPAIWWPNMAAIHKNAPHPNASKLFVDFLVSTEGQNIFRDEGLLVADKTVEPLDALKKELTGVKFFDPSPQIIAREVSQNGAEWKARIQKLYQ
- a CDS encoding prolyl oligopeptidase family serine peptidase, whose protein sequence is MFEFFPGNRSWSFACIRLLAESYYGGGEFNEIHRTAQRIKPGDVESWHAEWLETAERVGAHGREQQAAGHPQSAVKAFFRASNYYRVAEFLLPFTDDRKIPTYRKSTESFQAAAALSPGIERVEVPYEDTAMPGYFFHAPASAGEKPPVLIFTGGADSTAEEVYFVGGPEAAKRGLALLIVDGPGRGGMLRLRNSLAIPDFERPITAMVDYLEARGDVDMNRVALMGMSMGGYYVTRAAAYEKRVRCCVSHFGPYDCYRDIYEYYEPLRGQFRWITGSDSEDEVRRRLSRFTLAGSIEKVECPLLILHGEDDIITDPRCAYQTYDEARCEKELRYLRAGEPGAVHCSYDNHAEIFPFMHDWVAARL
- a CDS encoding tripartite tricarboxylate transporter substrate-binding protein — protein: MTRKIVRSTFAVLLALALSGVAAHAAENFYAGKTVRIMVAYSPGGGFDAYSRLLARHLPRHIPGNPTVVVQNRPGAGGLITANFIYNKAKPDGLTIGHWVGGLILQQYLGNKKVRFDAAKMGWIGAPVRITNVCMTHKKSGVVDLASWRAAKQPVKFGGSQPGSTLWDIPRILIAHTDLPMRLIEGYGGTAPVRVAAEKGEVAGVCASWEGLKNPWAAQLASGDVRVLAQFVDKPHSELAGIPLTNDVIKSDVGRQVMNIVIRDIGGALNRPYSLPPGTPKDRLMVLRRAFDATMKDPELLAEAKKSRFPITPVSGEDVDKLVAGVAGLQPELLATIKKTFAPKK
- a CDS encoding GNAT family protein, with protein sequence MAQSPGLAYSIHTPRLILRCWHPTDANLLQREINDNLEYLRPWMDWAQQEPESLEMKTERLRHFRDDFLSRREFVYGIFAPDGLRIIGGTGLHTRESKDAREIGYWIGRSHANKGLATESTAALTRVAFEVNRVERLEIRCDPRNRASARVAEKLGYVHRGTLYRNKTDAEGRLRDTMVWSLDAEEYPDSRASGASVAVYNRGKVRIL
- a CDS encoding amidohydrolase family protein encodes the protein MSDRIISADGHMDLFYLDEDTFRSRAPAKLKDRVPNVHTVDGKPTWVGDGAMMGGHRAWMGRQPMTNHRGRRMREAGWEPTHPSDPKLRARDLDIDSIAAEVIYGIRFVEDSIKDPDVITATYRAYNDFIAEFCEHDPNRFIGIADIPAHSADAAAAEIRRIGRNGLGLKGALFDFFNGPAPIWHEMWEPMWDAAEEEEVALSFHIGAGHGTTTVGPRSAEEKLRGDIPKVSREAHVAVVAMQADECLVSIILCGTLERHPALKVVMAESHIGWIPYVLERLDTKFREGEYEGMISTPPSALFRRQMWATFQDDKVGARLAEEYAPENFCWASDYPHRDGIWPDSQEFIQQTMGELSDKMRRRLTADNVARLYDIQ
- a CDS encoding iron-containing alcohol dehydrogenase — its product is MTTTANDLQGEWRDRAAVPDHVIWGPGSHERLKGLLEEMGCGRALLLTSGSLKKRTPWVDRIVDGLGGMVAAVRSDSAEFTPDWLCFDTARQAREVEPDVIVTVGGGSVADWGKAVAFILAQGLESVEELDGYVASPDNQRLASLPRPPIPQVAMPTTLSASEATWSVTINRPERKFKDHVRHPDLVPKAVILDAAIASSTPAGLWCATGLKAMEHVVEKLYTVDRNPVVDNMCLKAGELLYRYLPRCKDNPEDLEAFTQCQVALVGVGFHGRGVHKGLSQVIGWQLGAYGVSHGHTSCVILPHVMEFNRSISLSAQAALGRALGGDAATDDEAAENAQAAVAGLVRDLELPSRLRDVGIPREDLPEIARKVIVSPNIIYNPKPVTQPGEVLGVLERAW